aaccctaggtcggCCAGATcccgtaaccctaaccctaggtcggCCAGATcccgtaaccctaaccctaggtcggCCAGATcccgtaaccctaaccctagcaagACTCGAACCCGCTCCCTCCAGCATACCAGCCGAGCgttctaaccactagaccatagaccTGTGGTGATTGACCGAGTTTGTAGGTTTGTCTGGTCAGTGTGGGTGACCTGGTGACCGGTCAGGTGTGGAGACTGATGACCAGTCAGTGTTTATAactctgaaatatatattctagCAACTAATTTGGCCAGAATAAATGGTATAAACTGCTTCACAATATTTTCCACTATTAAAAACAGCAAATGCTCTGATGGGGTTCGGGGTTTAGCACATGTTCTCGTGACGTTTATCACGGGTTCGGGGTTTAGCACATGTTCTCGTGACGTTTATCACGCGTAAGAATTTCGTgtaaatcattatttacagGTTTTGGTATCTATTTTTTCTATGGAGTGAATGAAGCGGGTAAAGTTCACGAGGAACGATTGAAATTCCTagaacaatatcaaaaactACAGAACCATAAAAACGCAACGACTGAGCAGGCACCGGCACGTGAGGAGGAGCAGGAACTGGTACGTGAGGAGGAGCAGTTAGAAATGGTTGGCATCAATAATTCCGATCGATTACAACGAACTGGTGATAACTAATCATGAGCGACTGGGTCCAGGCCGGGCCCAGCCGTCAGGTTCGGGACTCCTGGGCTGGAGTGTCTGGGTCCAGGCCGGGCCCAGCCGTCAGGTTCAGGACTCCTGGGCTGGAGTCTCTGGGTCCAGGCCGGGCCCAGCCGTCAGGTTCGGGACTCCTGGGCTGGAGTGTCTGGGTCCAGGCCGGGCCCAGCCGCCAGGTTCGGGACTCCTGGGCTGGAGTGTCTGGGTCCAGGCCGGGCCCAGCCGTCAGGTTCGGGACTCCTGGGCTGGAGTTTCTGGGTCCAGAACCGCGCCGGGCCCGGCCGTCAGGTTCAGGACTCCTGGGCTGGAGTCTCTGGGTCCAGAACCGCGCCGGCCCCTCAGCGTTCAGTGTTTAGGGTCCTGTGACTGGAGGTTTCACCAGCGCCGGGGGAAGTTATAATGTATTTCACTGTCAATAGctttatgaatatatatacagTATTTTTATAGAGATAAACTGAgtctgatttcaattttcttgTCTGTTTTTATCGGGATATTTCGTTCATTTCGCCGATCAAAACAATGAAAGGTCCCCACAGAACACATCCGGCCCCTGGAGCAAGATTAAATACATTGTTACTGTCGTCTTCTTACCGACCCTAGATAAAGGCAGACTTTGGAGAGGGGGTTGCTATAACTGGAGTGCCCCACCCGCGGTACGCTGCCGGCGTACGTGGCCCAGCTCCCGCCCGCCCAACTGCCCGATAAACTTGATGGAATCTTCAGATATTGAATACGAAACTCAAGTTTCCTGTTCggattgaaatgaattgtctTTAAAGGATTGTAATTTGTATTCAAACTGTGCGCCGCATTAATTACCGCGCATGATGCATATATTCAACATTCCATGGTTAGGTTTGCCATTTGGTACCGCGCTTTTCGTCAgcaaatttgtattttagtaTGAGTGGCGTTGTAGGAGCCTGAACTACTTccaataattgaatatatattttcccATAATAATCTTTACTGAAATCATCCTTAATAATCTATAAAACctttgataaataaaactaaataatTTAAGATCATAGTTTATGCAGGATTCTACGTTTTAGCGACATTTATAGGACTATTTGATGTCAGCGATCGTAGATTTTGTCCATGTGTAAAGCGGCGTGCGTATCGatacctcacttgccacagtaggaaATTTCATCGGTATTTACCGGATGACAAACTCACGGTGCGTTCCGCATTTTGTTTGCCGGAAGTAGGGGTCGCGATTAACCCGGAAATTTCAATCGGGTTTTCCCGAGAAATGCGGaagtgtttttatttttgtcaaGAACTGAAGAAAAACTTCtactaaaatggaaaataaacatttatgtCACCATTTTGTATCTCAAGATGTGTTTAGTACATCAAAGGAGCCGTTATCCGTCTGCGTGTCTAACACTGAGATATTTATAGCTACTGCCGACCCGAAAATAGAGATATATAAACTAGGAGAAACTAAAACTGGAAAAATACAATCTTTACAATCGATGTCAACAATTCAGACAATGAGTTATAGTAATAAAGGTGAGTTTGAATAGACAGGAGACTGAGGAGGGCCGACTGACCACAGCACAGGAGGCTGAGGAGGGCGGACTGACCAAAGCACAGGAGGCTGAGGAGGGCGGACTGACCACAGCACAGGAGGCTGAGGAGGGCTGACTGACCACAGCACAGGAGGCTGAGGAGGGCGGACTGACCACAGCACAGGAGGCTGAGGAGGGCGGACTGACCACAGAACAGGAGGCTGAGGAGGGCGGACTGACCACAGCACAGGAGGCTGAGGAGGGCGGACTGACCACAGCACAGGAGGCTGAGGAGGGCGGACTGACCACAGCACAGGAGGCTGAGGAGGGCGGACTGACCACAGCACAGGAGGCTGAGGAGGGCGGACTGACCACAGAACAGGAGGCTGAGGAGGGCGGACTGACCACAGCACAGGAGGCTGAGGAGGGCGGACTGACCACAGCACAGGAGGCTGAGGAGGGCGGACTGACCACAGCACAGGAGGCTGAGGAGGGCGGACTGACCACAGCACAGGAGGCTGAGGAGGGCGGACTGACCACAGCACAGGGCTTTGAGTTGTCGGAACTGTAATTACAATAGTCTGTTAATCCAGTACCTACAACTTGAGTCCCTGGGTCTGTGCAATTGACAAGTAAATTCTCCTGAGAGATATAGAGTCCACGGCATGTAAATATCCAGTCAGGTGACAGTTGACAGGCGTGCAGTTTTACTCGactattatttttatttcaggtgAATATATTGTAACATTAGAGAAGAATTCAAGAGATGAAAGATTTGCACGTGTTTATATGAACTGGAGAGATGGGAATTTAAATGCACAGAAAGCGATTGTCGCCGGAAAAGTGAAACATTTACTCAATAAATCATCTCGTAATTCACCGTTTTTATTAGTGATTGAAATCCCGACTCAAGGTTCGCCGACGAGTTTTACGTGTTGTAGTGAAACCGGTAATATAGGGTTAACCTACGAGTTCGGATCGAGGAATACCGTTTCTATTTATAGATTCGATCGCTATAGTCAACAATACGGAGATTTCTTCCGTTATTTAGAGGTCGATTTCAGTTTCCCGTTAATTAACTGCTCGTTATGCGAGAACTATTTGAGCGTTTGTTCAGAGTTCGACgttcaaattattcaaattcacCAGCGGTTTGAGGAAGTTCGTAGGCGGAGTTTTGCTTTAGGGGCATGTGAGGAGGCGGAGTCTAATATGGAACCGTTCGATGATTGGTCGATCGTCGATCGTTATCACGAGAATATCGACTTTGATGATTTACAAACGAAATCAATTGAACAAAATTCTGCAGGTaaaaataatttgataattaaaaaaaaaacaaatcagaaATCATTAAAATTGTGGATAAAACTCATAAAACTGTGGAGTAAAATAACACAGAAATTCACGATCAGTTTGAGACGACTGATCGAAGGATGAATTTGTGCTGTGTTATTTTATTTCTCCAGTTTAGGGTTGAATCAAGTGATTTGAATCGATGacatttatttcagaaaatctcGGTCATCGTGCTATGACTGTAGGTCACAAACGCAACATGAATATTTCAGGCTACAATTTACCGAAGTTAATTAATTTACCATCGATCGAATCGGCTCGAGAATTAGAACAACAATTAGCGGAGATTAATGGAATAGAAGTTTTAGGGATGATTGATTCTATACCGGGGCATCCTGTATCGGTTAAACTGAAAGATAGAAAAATCTCATCACAATcaggtaaatatatatatatatactactCATCTTTCTAAAATCCTTCAGTAAATATATCCTAAACTCATCCTCCTAGACCCTCGACAAATATATCCTAAACTCATAATCCTAGACCCTCGAAAAATATATCCTAAACTCCTGCTAGACCTTCGACAAATATATCCTAAACTCATACTCCTAGACCCCCGACAAATATATCCTAAACTCATCCTCCTAGACCCTCGACAAATATATCCTAAACTCATACTCCTAGACCCTCGACAAATATATCCTAAACTCATACTCCTAGACCCCGAAAATATCTTCAATTAGACCCTAAACCCGTATATTCACTGCGGTAAAGTGAACTGTGATATATTTGTAGATGATGGAAGTAAATCAGTATTCACACAGAGAACATGTGTTTATAGAAGGTTTAAGAAGTCACGTTTAGATAGATTATTATCTGTAGAACTGATTCCAACCTACAGATCATCATCCGTTCTCTCTTCCGATGACGCAGATTTCTTAACGTCTAATCTCAGAGATAATCTCGCCGGGATGGCCTGTCTCGTTAGTTCACGTAATCATTGTTACATGTATAATGTCATGGAAACGCCGAGATTGTTGTCAACGTATGATTTCCCATTGGATACGGTGAATAAGGTATCAACCAATCAGAATTAGGATTATTCAAGTCTCATGGTTTTAACGGAGAGTAGGTCGGATTAATGGATTATCTATTATATTTATAGGTAATAATAGGAGATAATCTAATCCATACGGTTTCTAATGATGGATTAAATACTTACACTTCACGCCATTTTGTGTCAGTTTTACATCATTTAAAAGACTGCTCTGATATCAGTAAGGTAAGTCGTAGTCTGACGtcaattcaaattatcaaCTGTTTATTTTGTGTTTAATGTCAGTAATGTCTGTGTGTTTAATAGATCTGTCCCCCGGTGACTCTACCCCCTTGTAACATCGGAATACAGAAATTCATATTAGGTAAAATACAAGATGCGTGCGTTTGCAACGAGTACGTTATTCTATTGTGTAAGGCCGATACATACAGGTAACACTATCTTTCGGTATATAGTCCGATATCCAGTCCCGTGTCCGGCCTGTATCAATCTgtcttatatttatatttctagtGATTCCAATGCGTGGAGTATTTATGCATTGAAAAATCCAGCTTCCTACAATCTGAGCTCTGATGTAGTAAGTAATCTTCACCTCACagtgaggggagggagaggggaagggagggagaggggagggagaggggaaggGAGGGTGAGGGGAGGTGTTCACAAAATATGGTAATGCAAAATATAGTTGACTTTCTTTCCCAAAATCTACGCAATTTTCAAGCATTTTCTACATAAGTTTACAATTTCTGACCCCTATATTGATGCGTATAGACTTTTATATAAACGACCCCTAAGTTTCAGTAAGTCTATTCTCCTCCTAACTGTGAACCCTGTTTGTGgtgtatattttcagtatGAAATGGCAGTGAGTTTAAAGACTGATAGTTTCACCGATCACTATCAGTTATTACAGGAATCGTGGTTATTGTTTCTGTGGAGTGAAAGGTTTACTAGATTTCACAGTAATAAACAAACTGTTTCAGA
This Tubulanus polymorphus chromosome 7, tnTubPoly1.2, whole genome shotgun sequence DNA region includes the following protein-coding sequences:
- the LOC141908471 gene encoding BLOC-2 complex member HPS3-like isoform X2; protein product: MENKHLCHHFVSQDVFSTSKEPLSVCVSNTEIFIATADPKIEIYKLGETKTGKIQSLQSMSTIQTMSYSNKGEYIVTLEKNSRDERFARVYMNWRDGNLNAQKAIVAGKVKHLLNKSSRNSPFLLVIEIPTQGSPTSFTCCSETGNIGLTYEFGSRNTVSIYRFDRYSQQYGDFFRYLEVDFSFPLINCSLCENYLSVCSEFDVQIIQIHQRFEEVRRRSFALGACEEAESNMEPFDDWSIVDRYHENIDFDDLQTKSIEQNSAGYNLPKLINLPSIESARELEQQLAEINGIEVLGMIDSIPGHPVSVKLKDRKISSQSDDGSKSVFTQRTCVYRRFKKSRLDRLLSVELIPTYRSSSVLSSDDADFLTSNLRDNLAGMACLVSSRNHCYMYNVMETPRLLSTYDFPLDTVNKVIIGDNLIHTVSNDGLNTYTSRHFVSVLHHLKDCSDISKICPPVTLPPCNIGIQKFILGKIQDACVCNEYVILLCKADTYSDSNAWSIYALKNPASYNLSSDVYEMAVSLKTDSFTDHYQLLQESWLLFLWSERFTRFHSNKQTVSDQLNIVQLKYDIAATLADYYALPHRQQWNLALPFYQLSGRSLESIVTQNCGSNELKPCYGRGFLNYLNFMVFDEKSLEIGEACANQILQIYSQEAPEKLSTIILNSNINKYKTELVLILMNDWILTTENEQFLDLDYLALSILNLKVGELDTAKSYLSKISQESLIRICAEIPHLFINEKFTDLSQMIRCENSDLFIQLLLILQDKHINNYYYILNLLKGVDGAETNDYVNFLERVLSDESRKSVYPSLAKDLALIYMRHMKKQQLQLQLHPSSCSTTVLKSGTGHFANRFNWLNSMPPFNGSAPANYCIYQQHERSPRSGRHQERSPRSGRHQERSPHSGRHQERSPRSGTEQEDSTRSQCSCVHCYKTLLSLQMLLSSDEATEELLSSVNAEITTPSDKAEYSSIWVLCNIYDNTERIVNYLLQLNPLVLPICINEIILTKSGRKINCKQLIENLTQKLKQLDSKTQRETDCETECDIEFETECEIEFELMKNIYKEILLGLTKRLNIHEFLQLLPSDGCYAFFHRLICECIKYYNAQKILDSIMDRVQT
- the LOC141908471 gene encoding BLOC-2 complex member HPS3-like isoform X1, which gives rise to MENKHLCHHFVSQDVFSTSKEPLSVCVSNTEIFIATADPKIEIYKLGETKTGKIQSLQSMSTIQTMSYSNKGEYIVTLEKNSRDERFARVYMNWRDGNLNAQKAIVAGKVKHLLNKSSRNSPFLLVIEIPTQGSPTSFTCCSETGNIGLTYEFGSRNTVSIYRFDRYSQQYGDFFRYLEVDFSFPLINCSLCENYLSVCSEFDVQIIQIHQRFEEVRRRSFALGACEEAESNMEPFDDWSIVDRYHENIDFDDLQTKSIEQNSAENLGHRAMTVGHKRNMNISGYNLPKLINLPSIESARELEQQLAEINGIEVLGMIDSIPGHPVSVKLKDRKISSQSDDGSKSVFTQRTCVYRRFKKSRLDRLLSVELIPTYRSSSVLSSDDADFLTSNLRDNLAGMACLVSSRNHCYMYNVMETPRLLSTYDFPLDTVNKVIIGDNLIHTVSNDGLNTYTSRHFVSVLHHLKDCSDISKICPPVTLPPCNIGIQKFILGKIQDACVCNEYVILLCKADTYSDSNAWSIYALKNPASYNLSSDVYEMAVSLKTDSFTDHYQLLQESWLLFLWSERFTRFHSNKQTVSDQLNIVQLKYDIAATLADYYALPHRQQWNLALPFYQLSGRSLESIVTQNCGSNELKPCYGRGFLNYLNFMVFDEKSLEIGEACANQILQIYSQEAPEKLSTIILNSNINKYKTELVLILMNDWILTTENEQFLDLDYLALSILNLKVGELDTAKSYLSKISQESLIRICAEIPHLFINEKFTDLSQMIRCENSDLFIQLLLILQDKHINNYYYILNLLKGVDGAETNDYVNFLERVLSDESRKSVYPSLAKDLALIYMRHMKKQQLQLQLHPSSCSTTVLKSGTGHFANRFNWLNSMPPFNGSAPANYCIYQQHERSPRSGRHQERSPRSGRHQERSPHSGRHQERSPRSGTEQEDSTRSQCSCVHCYKTLLSLQMLLSSDEATEELLSSVNAEITTPSDKAEYSSIWVLCNIYDNTERIVNYLLQLNPLVLPICINEIILTKSGRKINCKQLIENLTQKLKQLDSKTQRETDCETECDIEFETECEIEFELMKNIYKEILLGLTKRLNIHEFLQLLPSDGCYAFFHRLICECIKYYNAQKILDSIMDRVQT